The following proteins are encoded in a genomic region of Corynebacterium atypicum:
- the rpsA gene encoding 30S ribosomal protein S1, translating into MPNHNAPQVAVNDIGSAEDFLAAVDQTIKYFNDGDIVEGTVVKVDHDEVLLDIGYKTEGVIPTRELSIKHDVNPDEVVEVGDQIDALVLTKEDKEGRLLLSKKRAQYERAWGTIEELKEKDEPVTGTVIEVVKGGLILDIGLRGFLPASLVEMRRVRDLEPYIGQELEAKIIELDKHRNNVVLSRRAWLEQTQSEVRSEFLHQLQKGQVRKGVVSSIVNFGAFVDLGGVDGLVHVSELSWKHIDHPSEVVNVGEEVTVEVLDVDLDRERVSLSLKATQEDPWRVFARTHAVGQIVPGKVTKLVPFGAFVRVEEGIEGLVHISELAQRHVDVPDQIVSVGEELMVKVIDIDLERRRISLSLKQADEDFSDEFDPSKYGMADSYDEQGNYIFPEGFDAETNEWLEGYETQREEWEARYAESERRYQLHAAQIERHRAQAADAADHATGGANYSSSSSDAAPSSDQPAAQGGTLASDEQLAKLREKLTGGN; encoded by the coding sequence ATGCCCAACCACAACGCCCCTCAGGTAGCCGTCAACGATATCGGCTCCGCTGAGGACTTCCTCGCCGCGGTCGACCAGACCATCAAGTACTTCAACGACGGCGATATCGTTGAAGGCACCGTGGTTAAGGTCGATCACGATGAGGTCCTGCTGGACATCGGATACAAGACGGAAGGCGTCATCCCGACCCGCGAGCTTTCCATCAAACACGATGTCAACCCCGATGAGGTCGTCGAGGTCGGCGACCAGATCGACGCGCTTGTCCTCACCAAGGAGGACAAGGAAGGTCGCCTGCTGCTGTCCAAGAAGCGCGCGCAGTACGAGCGTGCCTGGGGCACCATCGAGGAGCTTAAGGAGAAGGACGAGCCGGTCACCGGTACCGTCATCGAGGTCGTCAAGGGCGGCCTCATCCTCGATATCGGTTTGCGTGGCTTCCTGCCGGCCTCCCTGGTCGAGATGCGTCGCGTGCGTGACCTGGAGCCCTACATCGGTCAGGAGCTTGAGGCCAAGATCATCGAGCTGGATAAGCACCGCAACAACGTTGTGCTGTCACGGCGCGCCTGGCTCGAGCAGACCCAGTCCGAGGTCCGGTCCGAGTTCCTGCACCAGCTGCAGAAGGGGCAGGTCCGCAAGGGCGTTGTCTCTTCCATCGTCAACTTCGGCGCCTTCGTCGATCTTGGCGGGGTCGACGGCCTGGTACACGTCTCCGAGCTGTCCTGGAAGCACATCGATCACCCGTCCGAGGTGGTCAACGTGGGCGAGGAGGTCACCGTCGAGGTTCTCGACGTCGATCTCGACCGCGAGCGCGTCTCCCTCTCGCTGAAGGCGACCCAGGAAGACCCGTGGCGCGTGTTCGCCCGTACTCACGCCGTCGGCCAGATCGTGCCCGGCAAGGTCACCAAGCTGGTGCCCTTCGGTGCGTTCGTCCGCGTCGAAGAGGGCATCGAGGGCCTGGTCCACATCTCCGAGCTGGCTCAGCGTCACGTGGATGTGCCGGACCAGATCGTCTCGGTGGGCGAGGAGCTCATGGTCAAGGTTATCGACATCGACCTCGAGCGTCGCCGGATCTCCCTGTCGCTGAAGCAGGCTGATGAGGACTTCTCTGACGAGTTCGACCCGTCGAAGTACGGGATGGCCGATTCCTACGACGAACAGGGCAACTACATCTTCCCCGAGGGCTTCGACGCCGAGACCAACGAGTGGTTGGAAGGCTACGAGACCCAGCGCGAGGAGTGGGAGGCCCGCTACGCCGAGTCGGAGCGTCGTTACCAGCTGCACGCTGCGCAGATCGAGCGGCACCGTGCCCAGGCTGCCGACGCCGCGGATCACGCGACCGGCGGTGCCAACTACTCGTCGAGCTCCTCGGACGCAGCTCCGTCGTCCGATCAGCCGGCGGCCCAGGGTGGCACCTTGGCCTCCGACGAGCAGCTGGCCAAGCTGCGCGAGAAGCTCACCGGCGGCAACTAA
- the polA gene encoding DNA polymerase I, translated as MRRCACGWLDWAGVTHRLLLIDGHSMAFRAFYALPVEKFSTSGGQHTNAVYGFLSMLAGIVRDEEPDRMAVAFDVGRHTFRTDLFPEYKAQREAAPEEFRGQVELIREILGTLGITTLSMENFEADDILATLATQAREDDGIDQTLIVTGDRDYLQLVDGKTTVLYPTRGVSQLHRFTPQAVEEKYGLSPQQYPDFAALRGDPSDNLPKIPGVGEKTAQKWIVKYGDLNNLLDHADEIGGKVGGNLRERLDQVRLNRKLTQMVTDLQLGVGPADLAMSEAKVAEVAEKFDELEFGTQLRERVLAVIPHDGGEVAGAEEPQEVAISPDGLGWLEHSADRAGGIALAAVGEETVALLDAARTGVELNLGELSAAEEKIFADWLADPGAPKFVHGGKELMHRFAERGLRLAGIAHDTLLAAYLLQPGQRAYDLDVVYQRHLHRSLADAPIEHAAAIAELAEGLVAELESINGYELYLDLELPLIEILARMESVGIAVDAGVLDEQLAGFEDAVRREESAAREIAGDPKLNLSSPKQLQVVLFDTLNMPKTKKTKTGYSTAAKEIEALAVKNPHPFLDHLLAHREYQKMKSTLEGLIKSVGQDGRIHTTFHQTVTSTGRLSSSDPNLQNIPVRTAAGRKIRSAFRPGAGYECLITADYSQIEMRVMAHVSGDAGLIQAYQEGEDLHNFVGSRVFDVPVDEVTPELRRRVKAMSYGLAYGLSAYGLSQQLGIAPGEAKQIMSSYFERFGGVKDYLDGVVEKARADGYTETVFGRRRYLPELASTNRIARENAERAALNAPIQGTAADIIKVAMIRVDREFRTRELKSRVLLQVHDELVVEVAPGEQDVVRELLAREMDGAISLRVPLEVSVGQGENWDAAAH; from the coding sequence ATGCGGAGGTGCGCGTGTGGCTGGCTAGACTGGGCGGGCGTGACGCACAGACTCCTGCTTATCGATGGCCACTCGATGGCGTTTCGCGCCTTCTACGCTTTGCCCGTTGAGAAATTCTCCACCTCGGGCGGGCAGCACACTAACGCGGTTTACGGATTCCTCTCGATGCTCGCCGGCATCGTCCGTGACGAGGAGCCCGACCGCATGGCTGTCGCTTTCGACGTCGGCCGGCACACGTTTCGCACGGATCTCTTTCCGGAGTATAAGGCGCAGCGCGAGGCGGCACCCGAAGAGTTTCGCGGCCAAGTCGAGCTCATCCGCGAGATCCTGGGCACCCTGGGGATCACGACCTTGAGCATGGAGAACTTCGAGGCTGATGACATCCTGGCCACGTTGGCGACTCAAGCCCGCGAGGACGACGGGATCGACCAAACCTTGATCGTCACCGGCGACCGCGACTATCTCCAGCTGGTCGATGGCAAGACGACGGTGCTTTATCCCACCCGCGGCGTCTCCCAGTTGCACCGCTTTACCCCCCAGGCCGTGGAAGAAAAATATGGGCTGTCACCTCAGCAGTACCCGGACTTCGCCGCGCTGCGCGGGGACCCTTCAGATAACCTGCCCAAGATCCCGGGCGTGGGGGAGAAGACGGCGCAGAAGTGGATAGTCAAGTACGGGGACTTGAATAATCTTCTGGATCATGCTGACGAGATCGGCGGGAAGGTGGGCGGCAACCTTCGCGAACGCCTGGACCAGGTGCGGCTGAACCGCAAGCTGACCCAGATGGTCACGGACTTGCAGTTGGGCGTGGGCCCCGCCGATTTGGCCATGTCCGAGGCAAAGGTGGCGGAGGTAGCCGAGAAGTTCGACGAGCTGGAGTTTGGCACTCAGCTCCGCGAGCGCGTGCTGGCGGTGATTCCTCACGACGGCGGCGAGGTTGCTGGCGCCGAGGAGCCCCAGGAAGTGGCGATCTCGCCTGATGGACTGGGGTGGTTGGAGCATTCCGCAGACCGCGCGGGTGGGATCGCTTTGGCGGCGGTGGGCGAGGAGACCGTCGCGCTTCTCGACGCCGCGCGCACGGGAGTCGAGCTCAACTTAGGCGAGCTGAGCGCGGCCGAGGAGAAGATTTTCGCCGATTGGTTGGCCGATCCCGGCGCCCCGAAGTTTGTGCACGGCGGCAAAGAACTTATGCACAGGTTTGCTGAGCGGGGACTGCGCCTGGCCGGAATTGCGCATGACACGCTGCTGGCGGCGTACCTTTTGCAGCCTGGCCAGCGTGCCTACGATCTCGACGTGGTCTACCAACGCCACCTGCACCGCAGCTTGGCGGATGCTCCGATCGAGCATGCCGCCGCCATCGCCGAGCTTGCCGAAGGGTTGGTAGCAGAACTCGAGTCGATCAACGGCTACGAGCTGTACCTGGATCTGGAGCTGCCGCTCATCGAGATCCTGGCGCGCATGGAATCTGTTGGCATTGCCGTCGACGCGGGGGTGCTCGACGAGCAGCTTGCCGGTTTTGAGGACGCAGTGCGGCGCGAGGAGTCGGCCGCCCGCGAGATCGCCGGTGACCCCAAACTCAACCTGTCGAGTCCCAAGCAGCTGCAGGTAGTGCTTTTTGACACGCTCAACATGCCGAAGACGAAGAAGACCAAGACGGGTTACTCCACCGCGGCCAAAGAGATCGAAGCGCTGGCGGTGAAGAACCCGCACCCCTTCCTGGACCACCTGTTGGCGCACCGCGAGTACCAGAAGATGAAGTCGACGCTGGAGGGCCTGATCAAGTCGGTGGGCCAGGACGGGCGCATCCACACCACGTTCCACCAGACTGTGACCTCCACGGGCCGGCTCTCCAGTTCAGATCCGAATTTACAGAACATCCCCGTGCGCACGGCCGCCGGGCGCAAGATCCGGTCGGCCTTCCGGCCTGGCGCGGGCTACGAATGCCTGATTACCGCCGACTACTCGCAGATTGAGATGCGGGTGATGGCCCACGTCTCGGGCGATGCGGGCCTTATCCAGGCTTACCAAGAGGGCGAGGACCTGCATAACTTCGTCGGTTCGCGGGTCTTCGACGTGCCCGTCGATGAGGTGACCCCAGAGCTGCGCCGGAGGGTGAAGGCGATGAGCTATGGGTTGGCCTATGGGTTGTCCGCCTACGGTCTCTCGCAGCAGCTGGGCATCGCGCCCGGGGAGGCCAAGCAGATCATGTCCAGCTACTTCGAGCGCTTCGGCGGTGTGAAGGATTATCTCGACGGCGTGGTGGAAAAGGCGCGGGCGGACGGCTACACCGAAACCGTCTTCGGGCGGCGGCGATACTTGCCGGAGCTGGCGAGCACTAATCGCATCGCGAGGGAAAACGCCGAGCGCGCCGCGCTCAACGCGCCGATTCAGGGCACCGCCGCGGACATCATCAAAGTGGCCATGATCCGCGTCGACCGCGAGTTTCGCACCCGCGAGTTGAAGTCGCGGGTGCTCTTGCAAGTCCACGACGAGCTCGTGGTCGAGGTCGCCCCAGGCGAGCAGGATGTGGTCCGCGAGCTTCTCGCGCGCGAGATGGACGGTGCGATTAGCCTGCGCGTGCCGCTCGAGGTCTCGGTCGGCCAGGGAGAGAATTGGGACGCCGCGGCGCACTAG
- a CDS encoding DUF368 domain-containing protein produces the protein MPQTLKFLINVLRGAFIGLVELVPGISGGTVALIIGIYERALHNGTLLIDAVKQRTKAAFRAVDWPFLAAVGLGMVAALFTMSGVMHGFVEAHPQVSRGLFLGMVAVSIVVPVGMMDSREVRRRWPRLLPIFAVFAIAAFFGTGFTAAPHENPSLILIFFAAMIAVCALILPGLSGSFMLLAFGLYQPVTAALSARDWPVIFTFILGAAIGVIAFVRVLDHLLSHHRTITLTVMAGLMAGSLRALWPWQGDNAELMAPAGNVSGVVLAIVAGAALVAGLLIADHVLENRGSKVISTSDPKEDA, from the coding sequence ATGCCCCAGACACTTAAATTTCTCATCAACGTCCTGCGCGGCGCCTTCATCGGCCTAGTCGAGCTCGTCCCCGGAATCTCCGGGGGCACCGTAGCACTCATCATCGGAATCTACGAGCGAGCGCTCCACAACGGCACTTTGCTTATCGACGCCGTGAAGCAACGCACGAAAGCCGCTTTCCGCGCCGTCGACTGGCCGTTCTTAGCCGCCGTTGGGCTCGGCATGGTGGCTGCATTGTTCACCATGTCCGGAGTCATGCACGGCTTCGTCGAGGCGCACCCGCAAGTCTCGCGCGGACTGTTCCTGGGAATGGTGGCCGTCTCCATCGTCGTTCCTGTCGGCATGATGGACTCGCGCGAGGTACGCCGGCGCTGGCCCCGTTTGCTGCCCATCTTCGCGGTCTTCGCCATCGCGGCGTTCTTCGGCACCGGCTTTACCGCAGCCCCACACGAGAATCCCAGCCTGATTCTCATCTTCTTTGCGGCCATGATCGCCGTGTGTGCGCTCATCCTGCCGGGGCTCTCCGGCTCTTTTATGTTGCTGGCCTTCGGCCTGTACCAGCCGGTGACGGCCGCGCTTTCTGCACGCGACTGGCCCGTGATCTTCACTTTCATCCTCGGGGCAGCGATCGGTGTGATCGCGTTCGTGCGCGTCCTGGACCACCTGTTGAGCCACCACCGGACCATCACCCTGACGGTGATGGCCGGGCTGATGGCCGGCTCGTTGCGGGCACTGTGGCCGTGGCAGGGAGACAATGCCGAGCTCATGGCGCCTGCGGGTAACGTAAGTGGCGTCGTGCTGGCGATTGTGGCCGGCGCGGCCTTAGTCGCGGGGCTCCTCATCGCCGATCACGTGTTGGAAAACCGCGGCTCAAAGGTTATTTCCACCTCAGACCCAAAGGAGGACGCCTGA
- a CDS encoding ABC transporter substrate-binding protein, translating into MLPVRRAVAAVITAGALTLGLSSCVTNEETSTPQGWQPILPEKDPAVAALVPPELAQRGTLLSATNPPFAPFEFKDSEGNLIGFEMDLARAVGSVMGLKTEIRQQDFAMILPAINGGTIDFGASGFTDTPERQENFDFVDFLYAGIQWAQQEGAAPIDPDHACGLTVAVQRATVGETDDVRPKSEECVARGEEPIEVLSYETADQAATALVVGRADAFSADSPVIAWAVERAGGKITTTGEIFAAAPYGFATPKGSQLTDAVAAAMQVLIESGDYQRILAQWNIEDGLLDQALINEEPAELS; encoded by the coding sequence ATGCTTCCAGTTAGGCGCGCCGTGGCGGCCGTGATCACGGCAGGGGCTTTGACCCTGGGTCTTTCGTCCTGCGTGACCAACGAGGAAACGAGCACCCCGCAGGGGTGGCAACCCATCTTGCCGGAAAAAGATCCGGCGGTAGCGGCCTTGGTGCCGCCGGAGCTAGCCCAACGCGGGACGCTGCTAAGCGCCACCAATCCGCCATTCGCGCCGTTTGAGTTCAAGGACTCCGAAGGCAACTTAATTGGCTTTGAGATGGATTTGGCGCGCGCCGTCGGGTCCGTGATGGGACTAAAAACCGAGATCCGCCAGCAGGACTTCGCGATGATTCTGCCGGCCATCAACGGCGGCACGATCGACTTTGGAGCGAGCGGCTTTACTGATACCCCGGAGCGCCAGGAGAACTTCGACTTTGTCGACTTTCTCTACGCCGGCATCCAGTGGGCGCAGCAGGAGGGCGCTGCCCCAATCGACCCGGATCACGCCTGCGGTTTGACGGTGGCCGTGCAGCGCGCCACGGTGGGCGAGACTGACGACGTCCGCCCCAAGTCCGAGGAGTGCGTCGCCCGCGGCGAGGAGCCGATCGAGGTACTCAGCTACGAGACCGCAGACCAAGCGGCGACCGCCCTGGTGGTGGGTCGAGCCGACGCGTTTTCAGCCGACTCCCCAGTGATTGCCTGGGCCGTCGAGCGCGCCGGCGGGAAAATCACCACTACCGGTGAGATCTTTGCCGCCGCGCCCTACGGCTTTGCTACCCCAAAGGGATCGCAGCTGACCGACGCCGTGGCCGCGGCGATGCAAGTACTCATTGAATCGGGCGACTACCAACGCATCCTGGCCCAATGGAACATCGAAGACGGCCTGCTCGACCAGGCCTTGATCAACGAGGAGCCGGCTGAACTGTCATGA
- a CDS encoding amino acid ABC transporter permease produces the protein MTAKKVPASMNAGEGTIRAVPLKHPGRWVAAAIVLALAAWFVIGAATNPAYGWETYFAYLFDSRIITAAGHTIAITTLAMIIGVVGGVLLAIMRMSPNPVLGAVSWVFLWIFRGTPIYVQLVFWGLLGSIYKVVTVGPASISLEGVLSNMFLLAVLGLGLNEAAYMAEIVRSGVQAVPEGQLEASKALGMGWWMTMRRTVMPQAMRIIIPPTGNEFISLLKTTSLVVAIPYTHELYGRSLDIANALFDPVPLLLVAATWYLVITSIFMVAQHYLEKYYERGSSRELTARQLTALADAEGQLPGNITVVPERKENR, from the coding sequence ATGACTGCTAAGAAAGTACCGGCATCAATGAACGCCGGGGAAGGTACGATTAGGGCGGTGCCGCTCAAGCACCCGGGTCGCTGGGTCGCGGCCGCGATCGTCCTTGCTTTGGCCGCCTGGTTTGTCATCGGCGCCGCCACCAACCCAGCCTACGGCTGGGAGACGTACTTTGCTTACCTCTTCGACAGCCGTATCATCACGGCCGCCGGCCACACGATTGCCATCACCACCCTGGCGATGATCATCGGCGTGGTGGGCGGCGTCTTGCTCGCCATCATGCGGATGTCACCCAACCCGGTCCTCGGCGCCGTATCCTGGGTTTTCCTCTGGATCTTCCGGGGCACACCGATCTACGTGCAGTTGGTATTCTGGGGGCTTTTGGGCTCCATTTACAAGGTCGTTACCGTGGGGCCGGCGTCGATAAGCCTGGAAGGCGTGTTGAGCAACATGTTCCTGCTCGCCGTCCTCGGCCTGGGGCTCAACGAGGCTGCGTACATGGCCGAGATCGTGCGCTCCGGGGTCCAGGCCGTGCCGGAGGGCCAGCTGGAGGCCTCGAAGGCGCTGGGCATGGGCTGGTGGATGACCATGCGGCGGACCGTCATGCCGCAGGCAATGCGGATCATCATTCCGCCCACGGGCAATGAGTTCATCTCGCTGCTCAAAACCACCTCGCTGGTGGTCGCCATCCCGTACACGCACGAGCTCTACGGGCGTTCGCTCGACATCGCCAATGCGCTCTTTGACCCCGTTCCCCTCTTGCTCGTCGCCGCCACCTGGTACCTGGTCATCACTTCGATTTTCATGGTGGCGCAGCACTACCTGGAGAAGTACTACGAGCGCGGCTCCTCACGCGAGCTGACCGCACGCCAGCTGACCGCGCTTGCGGACGCCGAGGGGCAGCTGCCCGGCAATATCACCGTCGTACCGGAACGAAAGGAAAACCGGTGA
- a CDS encoding amino acid ABC transporter ATP-binding protein, protein MIEAQQVCKSFGSLQVLKGIDMVVPKGSVTCLIGPSGSGKSTFLRCVNHLEKVTAGRLYVDGELIGYKEREGTLYEISEKEAARQRSDIGMVFQNFNLFPHRTVLDNIIEAPVHVKGIDSAEAEDTARRLLKQVGLEHKANAYPAQLSGGQQQRVAIARAVAMRPKLMLFDEPTSALDPELVGEVLRVMRELAAEGMTMLVVTHEMGFAHEVADQVVFMADGVIAERGTPAEVLDDPQNPRTQAFLSSLL, encoded by the coding sequence ATGATCGAGGCCCAGCAGGTATGCAAATCTTTTGGCAGCCTGCAGGTGCTCAAGGGCATCGACATGGTGGTGCCCAAGGGCAGCGTGACCTGTTTGATTGGCCCTTCTGGTTCCGGCAAGTCCACCTTCTTGCGCTGCGTCAACCACCTTGAGAAAGTCACCGCCGGCCGGCTCTACGTGGACGGCGAGCTCATCGGGTACAAAGAGCGCGAGGGGACCCTCTACGAAATCTCAGAGAAAGAAGCCGCCCGGCAACGCTCCGACATCGGCATGGTGTTCCAGAACTTCAACCTCTTTCCCCACCGCACCGTCCTCGACAACATCATCGAGGCGCCAGTACACGTTAAGGGCATCGATTCCGCGGAGGCAGAGGACACGGCCCGCCGACTACTCAAGCAGGTCGGCCTCGAGCACAAGGCCAACGCCTACCCGGCGCAGTTGTCCGGCGGCCAGCAGCAGCGCGTCGCTATCGCGCGCGCGGTAGCGATGCGGCCCAAGCTCATGCTTTTCGACGAGCCCACCTCGGCGCTCGACCCGGAGCTCGTGGGCGAGGTCCTGCGCGTGATGCGGGAGCTCGCGGCAGAGGGGATGACGATGCTCGTAGTCACCCACGAGATGGGCTTTGCGCACGAGGTGGCCGACCAGGTGGTCTTCATGGCCGACGGCGTCATCGCCGAGCGCGGCACGCCCGCGGAGGTCCTCGACGACCCGCAAAACCCGCGCACGCAGGCCTTCCTGTCGAGCCTGCTCTAA
- a CDS encoding sulfite exporter TauE/SafE family protein: protein MTVLLVVLVIVAAGAAMQRVSGMGLGLLAGPVMSLVLGPVEGILVVNVLAVVNASIITAAVWRNIDLRKFFTVGSVLVIGAVPGALVVREFSPAWLQVFVGAILLIALGIVTFGLRFVPQPKGVFPGMIAGVAGGFMNTLAGIAGPAITVYAQAARWDHRVYAATLQPLFVVAGFISVVMKLVTGAGSLAQVDPRIWLCGLVGMAVGIAAGTLASRCVPRAHAHRLALFMAAAGGCVVLMRGLSGVLA from the coding sequence GTGACGGTCCTGCTCGTTGTGCTGGTTATTGTCGCTGCCGGGGCGGCGATGCAGCGCGTCTCGGGCATGGGCCTGGGGCTGCTCGCCGGCCCCGTGATGAGCCTGGTGTTGGGGCCCGTCGAAGGGATCCTGGTGGTCAACGTGCTGGCGGTGGTCAACGCGTCGATCATCACGGCAGCCGTCTGGCGCAACATTGATTTGCGTAAATTCTTCACGGTCGGGTCCGTCCTGGTTATTGGGGCAGTCCCCGGGGCCCTCGTGGTGCGCGAATTCTCTCCGGCCTGGCTGCAGGTCTTCGTCGGCGCGATCTTGCTCATCGCACTCGGCATCGTGACTTTCGGGCTACGCTTCGTGCCCCAGCCGAAGGGGGTATTCCCCGGGATGATCGCCGGCGTGGCCGGCGGCTTCATGAATACGCTAGCCGGTATTGCCGGCCCGGCGATCACCGTTTATGCCCAAGCTGCCCGCTGGGACCATCGGGTTTACGCGGCGACCCTGCAGCCGCTCTTCGTCGTAGCCGGGTTTATCTCCGTGGTGATGAAGCTAGTGACCGGCGCCGGATCCTTGGCCCAGGTTGACCCCCGGATCTGGCTATGTGGGCTGGTGGGAATGGCTGTGGGAATCGCGGCGGGAACGCTCGCCTCGAGGTGTGTACCCCGCGCCCACGCGCACCGGCTGGCGCTCTTTATGGCCGCCGCGGGCGGCTGCGTCGTGCTGATGCGCGGGTTGTCCGGGGTGCTCGCTTAG
- the coaD gene encoding pantetheine-phosphate adenylyltransferase translates to MKAVCPGSFDPITLGHLSIFERAAACFDELTVLVTANPHKNTGLFTVPERMDLIRRSVAHLPNVTVDTWAGLLVDYTSAHGVGVLVKGLRSSLDFDYELPMAQMNRRLTGVETFFLLTDEKYGYVSSTLCKEVARFGGDISGLMPPHVVSAVREKYQQ, encoded by the coding sequence GTGAAGGCCGTCTGCCCGGGTTCGTTCGACCCGATCACTTTGGGGCACTTGTCCATTTTCGAGCGGGCTGCGGCGTGTTTTGACGAGCTCACTGTCTTGGTGACGGCTAACCCGCACAAGAATACGGGGCTATTCACGGTGCCCGAGCGGATGGACCTGATCCGCCGCTCCGTCGCCCATCTGCCCAACGTCACTGTCGATACGTGGGCCGGGCTGCTCGTCGACTACACCTCGGCTCACGGCGTGGGCGTGCTGGTTAAAGGCCTGCGCAGTTCCCTGGACTTCGACTACGAGCTGCCGATGGCTCAGATGAACCGCAGGCTGACCGGGGTAGAGACCTTCTTCTTGCTTACCGACGAGAAATACGGTTACGTGTCCTCGACGTTGTGCAAAGAGGTCGCCCGGTTCGGCGGCGACATCTCCGGGCTCATGCCGCCGCACGTGGTGTCGGCGGTGCGGGAGAAATATCAGCAGTGA
- the rsmD gene encoding 16S rRNA (guanine(966)-N(2))-methyltransferase RsmD translates to MVRIIAGNARGRNLVSPPEGTRPTSDRAKEGLFSSLTSRFGLEGRHVLDLFSGSGALGLEALSRGAASVTLVDSEPAAVQVLRKNVAAVGMPGAIIEASDVFAFLKRAPRGYFDVVLADPPYALDPARVIEMLQLLKPALADAAMVAVERPRGGAETNWPEGYEPTSHKLKKRTYGIARIDYALFERAVPADELATEGPKK, encoded by the coding sequence ATGGTGCGCATCATCGCAGGAAACGCCCGCGGCCGGAACCTGGTCTCGCCGCCGGAAGGCACCCGGCCTACCTCAGACCGCGCCAAGGAAGGCCTTTTTTCTTCTCTCACGTCGCGGTTTGGGCTGGAAGGCCGCCACGTACTCGACCTGTTTTCTGGCAGCGGGGCCCTGGGGCTGGAGGCGCTAAGCCGCGGGGCGGCGTCGGTCACTCTGGTCGATTCCGAGCCTGCCGCGGTGCAGGTGCTGCGCAAGAACGTCGCAGCCGTCGGGATGCCGGGGGCGATCATCGAGGCTTCGGATGTCTTCGCCTTTTTGAAGCGCGCCCCGCGCGGCTATTTCGACGTGGTGCTGGCCGACCCTCCCTACGCGCTCGATCCTGCACGGGTCATCGAGATGCTTCAGCTACTTAAACCCGCGCTTGCCGACGCCGCGATGGTCGCCGTCGAGCGCCCGCGCGGCGGTGCGGAGACGAATTGGCCGGAGGGCTATGAGCCGACCTCGCACAAGTTGAAAAAACGTACCTATGGGATCGCGCGGATCGATTACGCGCTCTTCGAGCGGGCCGTGCCTGCCGACGAGCTCGCAACGGAAGGGCCGAAAAAGTGA
- a CDS encoding biotin/lipoyl-containing protein, with product MDIHAPFSSTVRYLVGEGDTVITGARLATVETVKLEAAIQAPGPGQVTTLDFSDFDEVAGGDRILVLEAEA from the coding sequence ATGGATATCCACGCTCCCTTTTCGAGCACAGTGCGCTACCTCGTCGGCGAGGGCGACACGGTGATCACCGGTGCCAGGTTGGCCACGGTAGAGACGGTCAAGCTCGAGGCCGCGATCCAGGCCCCTGGCCCGGGTCAAGTGACCACGCTGGACTTTTCCGACTTCGATGAGGTTGCCGGCGGCGACCGAATCCTGGTGTTGGAGGCGGAGGCGTAA